One part of the Raphanus sativus cultivar WK10039 unplaced genomic scaffold, ASM80110v3 Scaffold1153, whole genome shotgun sequence genome encodes these proteins:
- the LOC108813207 gene encoding probable polygalacturonase: MPVALVLLLALSCLVKSYGAGNVCDLFRRPSTRPHSVSILEFGAVGDGKTLNTIAFQNAVFYLKSFADKGGAQLYVPPGRWLTGSFNLTSHLTLFFEKDAVILASQDPSHWQVVDPLPSYGRGIDLPGKRYMSLINGYELHDVVVTGDNGTIDGQGLLWWDRFNSRSLKHSRPHLVEFVSSENVIVSNLTFLNAPAYTIHSVYCSRVYIHKVTAITSPESPYTVGIVPDSSDNVCIQESSISMGYDAISLKSGWDEYGLSYARPTANVQIQNVYLKAASGASISFGSEMSGGISDVVVRDAHIHNSLSGVAFRTTKGRGGYMKEIDVSNINMVNVGTAFLANGSFGTHPDSGFDANAYPLVSHIRLHDIVGENISVAGEFFGTKESPFTSVLLSNISLSMSSDSPDDDDDSWQCLYVEGSSESVVPEPCFELKSFESSYGRAVAL, from the exons ATGCCA GTGGCATTAGTTTTGCTGCTGGCATTGAGCTGTCTTGTTAAGAGTTACGGCGCCGGAAACGTGTGCGATCTCTTCCGGAGACCCAGCACGAGACCGCACAGTGTCTCGATTCTGGAGTTCGGTGCTGTTGGAGATGGGAAGACGTTGAACACGATCGCGTTTCAGAACGCTGTCTTCTATCTCAAGTCTTTCGCCGATAAAGGCGGTGCTCAGCTCTATGTTCCTCCCGGACGGTGGCTCACCGGTAGTTTCAATCTCACCAGTCACCTCACTCTCTTCTTCGAGAAAGACGCAGTCATACTCGCCTCCCAG GACCCATCGCATTGGCAAGTCGTGGATCCGTTACCATCATATGGACGAGGCATTGATCTACCAGGGAAGAGATACATGAGTTTGATAAACGGCTATGAGCTACATGATGTAGTAGTGACAG GTGATAACGGTACTATAGATGGACAAGGCCTGCTTTGGTGGGATCGGTTTAACTCTCGTTCTCTGAAGCACAGTAGACCGCATCTCGTCGAGTTTGTCTCTTCTGAGAATGTTATTGTCTCAAACCTTACTTTTTTGAATGCTCCTGCTTATACTATCCACTCGGTTTATTGTAG CCGTGTGTACATTCATAAAGTAACAGCTATTACTTCTCCGGAATCTCCTTATACCGTCGGCATTGTCCCTG aTTCTTCTGATAATGTGTGCATCCAAGAATCTAGCATCAGCATGGGCTATGATGCCATTTCTTTAAAAAGTGGTTGGGACGAATACGGTTTATCGTATGCAAGACCTACTGCAAATGTCCAGATACAAAACGTTTACCTCAAGGCAGCTTCTGGTGCCTCTATTTCCTTTGGCAGTGAAATGTCTGGTGGCATATCTGATGTCGTGGTCCGCGATGCTCACATACACAACTCGTTATCCGGAGTTGCCTTTAGAACAACAAAAGGAAGAGGGGGTTACATGAAAGAGATTGATGTTTCAAACATCAACATGGTCAATGTTGGTACTGCGTTTCTAGCAAATGGTAGCTTTGGAACTCACCCGGATTCGGGTTTCGATGCGAATGCTTACCCGCTGGTGAGTCACATCAGGTTACATGACATTGTTGGAGAGAACATAAGCGTTGCAGGAGAGTTCTTTGGAACTAAAGAGTCTCCTTTCACTTCGGTTTTGCTATCGAATATCTCTCTGTCGATGAGCTCGGATTctcctgatgatgatgatgattcttgGCAATGCTTGTATGTGGAGGGTTCTTCAGAATCAGTGGTTCCTGAACCGTGCTTTGAGCTGAAGAGTTTTGAGAGTTCATACGGCAGAGCTGTGGCCTTATGA